A DNA window from Mycolicibacter terrae contains the following coding sequences:
- a CDS encoding type I polyketide synthase, producing MTTIFNRMSAMGPDKRGALTEQFEKASRIAAAEPIAVVGIGCRFPGDASGPDAYWDLLAGGRDAITEIPPDRWDADEYYDPDPLAPGRMSSKWGGFISDVAGFDADFFGISPREAEAMDPQQRLMLEVAWEALEHAGMSPERLSGIRSAVMMGVYYTEYQGISASNPDAIDGYSATGNAHAVAVGRIAYLLGLRGPAIAMDSACSSSLVTIHLACQSLRMRESDLALAGGVSLILRPETQIAMAKWGMLSPRGRCHTFDAGADGFVRGEGAGIVVLKRLTDAIRDGDRVVAVVRGSAVNQDGRSNGLTAPNTIAQSDAITRALRSADVAAGSVNLIETHGTGTGLGDPIEFEALAEVYGRGADRCALGAVKTNIGHLEAAAGIAGFIKAALSVQRGQIPPNLHFSKWNPAIDPSPTRLFVPTEMTPWPAAEGPRRAAVSSFGLGGTNAHVVLEQGPDPVAAPAPADPVITLVVSGKTEQRVAAWAATLADWMAGPGAEVPLADIASTLNHHRSRYAKVATVCARDTEQAVAGLRAVAGGYPASGVVGTHTARSGQAGKGTVFLYSGQGSQWAGMGRQLLTDEPAFAAAVDELEPDFVAQVGFSLRGVLESAEPVVGIDRIQPVLVGMQLALTALWRSHGVEPDAVIGHSMGEVAAAVVAGALSPADGLKVIATRSKLMARLSGQGAMALLELDAEATEKLIAAHPDITVAVYAAPQQTVIAGPPDQVDAVVAVVDAQGKLARRVEVDVASHHPTVDPILGELRTALADVAPSAPKIPLISTVGQTGSDTPAFDADYWVHNLRNPVRFSQAVTAAAAGHATFIEVSPHPLLSHAINGNLESARPAGDRVVTGTLLRDQPEALSFHTSLATVAPPSADAPQPDGGIGRVDLPLRPWQHVRYWAGASAANRHSSDAHPLLGIHVELPAGHGHVWQADVGTDIVGWMAHHKVHGQVVMPATGFAEMAMAAAGEALDLPPSAVAVDRVEVEQMLRVDDRTEVTTRLLHDADGSDELRVEIHSRAPGGAWSRHAVARVAATQPTTAGPRAAATPSAGGTTLSPADLYTALRRTGLQHGPAFAALTRIVRKPGGASEAEIVLPDEATAHRGYRIHPVMLDAALQCLAAALPDESLSGSGAGSEEATYLPVSVETIRVFGDVGRRARGYAELVSHDDGGILGRVTLTDETGTTTAELGGIYLQRVQRRTVPLPLTQKIFDTEWIDVPASAQPSATTDGSWLVLTDGPESETLAADFAARFASESRRVITADLRSEPAVREAFSRTADDPDRPPVGVVVLPAREAFDGSETSDAPGRGRDLAWSVVSTVRTIVGGWHGTAPRLWLASRNGLTVGDGEPGGSARLDGGEAKLGAPHEPGGSARLDGGEAKLGQPLEHGDPSICALKGLVRVLAYEHPDLHTGVVDLDAGNADADPVAALITELGLAGSDDVVAWRGEHRYAERLKRATLTATGTPSVRRDGAYVLTGGLGGIGLVVARWLIDNGAARIVLNSRSQPSEAQRAVLDELGERAQVAVVSGDLAAPGVAESLVASAEETGLALRGVIHGAAVIDDQIVVGIDRETLEKVWAPKATAALRLHVATTGKDLDWWVGFSSTSSLLGAPGQASYAAASAWLDGLVAWRRAAGLPAITINWGQWSGVGVAQDLKFSALDPIDPVEGMEALEAILGGDLARIGVARLRLDRVAAAFPELQQLGYFATLAEELDLDSEDDDWPGPEGLRKLDAAEAARVVIARLGGRIMAIMGYPKDSAIDPARPLTELGMDSLMAVRIRNTVRGDFGVEPPVALLLQGASLTDLAADLSRQLGLAAPEGADGANDGGDVRSRAQQRAAARQRAASRRKVGDRT from the coding sequence ATGACGACGATCTTCAACAGGATGTCGGCAATGGGTCCCGACAAGCGCGGGGCCCTGACCGAGCAGTTCGAGAAGGCGTCGCGGATCGCCGCCGCCGAGCCGATCGCGGTCGTCGGGATCGGCTGCCGGTTCCCCGGTGATGCTTCGGGCCCGGACGCCTACTGGGACCTGCTGGCGGGAGGCCGCGACGCCATCACCGAGATCCCCCCGGACCGGTGGGATGCCGACGAGTACTACGACCCGGACCCGCTGGCGCCGGGCCGGATGTCGTCGAAGTGGGGCGGGTTCATCTCGGATGTCGCCGGTTTCGACGCCGACTTCTTCGGGATCTCCCCGCGCGAAGCCGAGGCGATGGACCCGCAGCAACGGCTGATGCTGGAGGTGGCCTGGGAGGCGCTCGAGCACGCCGGGATGTCTCCGGAACGACTCTCCGGTATCCGCTCCGCGGTGATGATGGGTGTGTATTACACCGAGTACCAGGGAATTTCAGCCTCCAACCCGGATGCGATCGACGGCTACTCGGCCACCGGCAACGCCCACGCCGTCGCCGTCGGCCGAATCGCGTATCTGCTGGGCCTGCGCGGGCCGGCGATCGCGATGGACTCGGCGTGCTCGTCGTCGCTGGTCACCATCCACCTGGCCTGCCAGAGCCTGCGGATGCGCGAGAGTGACCTGGCCCTGGCCGGCGGGGTCAGCCTCATCCTGCGGCCGGAAACCCAGATCGCGATGGCCAAGTGGGGGATGCTCTCACCGCGCGGCCGGTGTCACACCTTCGACGCCGGGGCGGACGGGTTCGTCCGCGGCGAGGGCGCCGGGATCGTCGTGCTCAAGCGCCTCACCGACGCCATCCGCGACGGCGACCGGGTGGTGGCGGTGGTGCGGGGCTCTGCGGTCAACCAAGACGGCAGGTCCAACGGGCTCACCGCGCCGAATACCATCGCTCAAAGTGACGCGATCACCCGCGCACTGCGTAGCGCCGATGTCGCGGCAGGCTCGGTGAACCTGATCGAAACCCACGGCACCGGAACGGGTTTGGGCGACCCGATCGAATTCGAGGCACTCGCCGAGGTCTACGGGCGCGGCGCCGACCGCTGTGCGCTCGGGGCGGTCAAGACCAACATCGGCCACTTGGAGGCCGCCGCCGGAATCGCCGGGTTCATCAAGGCCGCGCTGTCGGTCCAGCGGGGGCAGATCCCGCCGAATCTGCACTTCTCCAAGTGGAATCCGGCGATCGACCCGTCCCCGACCCGGCTGTTCGTCCCCACCGAGATGACGCCCTGGCCGGCCGCCGAGGGCCCGCGCCGCGCCGCGGTGTCGTCGTTCGGGCTGGGCGGCACGAACGCGCACGTGGTGCTCGAGCAGGGACCGGATCCGGTGGCCGCGCCGGCTCCGGCGGACCCGGTGATAACCCTGGTCGTCTCGGGGAAGACCGAGCAGCGGGTGGCGGCCTGGGCCGCGACGCTGGCGGACTGGATGGCCGGCCCCGGCGCCGAGGTGCCACTGGCCGATATCGCCAGCACCCTCAACCACCACCGCAGCCGGTACGCCAAGGTCGCCACCGTCTGCGCTCGCGACACCGAGCAGGCGGTGGCCGGACTGCGGGCAGTCGCCGGCGGCTACCCGGCATCCGGGGTGGTCGGCACGCACACTGCGCGCAGCGGCCAGGCCGGTAAGGGCACGGTGTTCCTGTACTCGGGTCAGGGATCGCAGTGGGCCGGCATGGGCCGTCAACTGTTGACCGACGAGCCGGCATTCGCCGCCGCCGTCGACGAGCTGGAGCCGGACTTCGTCGCGCAGGTCGGGTTCTCACTGCGCGGGGTGCTGGAATCGGCTGAGCCGGTGGTCGGCATCGACCGCATCCAGCCGGTGCTGGTGGGCATGCAGCTGGCGCTGACGGCGCTGTGGCGCTCCCACGGCGTCGAGCCGGACGCGGTGATCGGACATTCGATGGGGGAGGTGGCCGCCGCCGTGGTGGCCGGTGCGCTGAGCCCGGCCGACGGCCTGAAGGTGATCGCCACCCGCTCGAAGCTGATGGCCAGGCTGTCCGGCCAGGGCGCGATGGCACTGCTGGAACTCGACGCCGAAGCAACCGAGAAACTCATCGCCGCGCACCCGGATATCACCGTGGCGGTGTACGCGGCCCCGCAGCAGACGGTGATCGCCGGCCCGCCGGACCAGGTCGATGCGGTGGTCGCGGTGGTCGACGCCCAGGGCAAGCTGGCCCGGCGCGTCGAGGTGGACGTGGCCTCGCATCACCCCACCGTGGACCCGATCCTGGGTGAGCTGCGGACCGCGCTCGCCGACGTGGCGCCGTCGGCCCCGAAGATCCCGCTGATCAGCACGGTCGGTCAAACCGGAAGCGACACACCGGCATTCGACGCCGACTACTGGGTGCACAACCTGCGCAATCCGGTGCGGTTCAGCCAAGCCGTCACCGCGGCCGCGGCCGGCCACGCCACCTTCATCGAAGTCAGCCCGCACCCGCTGCTGTCCCACGCGATCAACGGGAACCTGGAGTCGGCGCGGCCCGCCGGTGATCGCGTGGTGACCGGCACCCTGCTGCGCGATCAGCCCGAGGCACTGAGCTTCCACACCAGCCTGGCTACCGTCGCGCCGCCGTCGGCCGACGCACCACAACCCGACGGCGGGATCGGACGCGTCGACCTGCCGCTGCGCCCTTGGCAGCATGTGCGGTACTGGGCGGGCGCGAGCGCCGCGAACCGCCACTCGAGCGATGCGCATCCGCTGCTGGGCATCCACGTCGAGTTGCCGGCCGGTCACGGTCACGTCTGGCAGGCCGACGTGGGCACCGACATCGTCGGGTGGATGGCGCATCACAAGGTGCACGGCCAGGTCGTGATGCCGGCCACCGGCTTCGCCGAGATGGCGATGGCCGCGGCCGGCGAAGCCCTGGACCTGCCCCCGTCGGCGGTCGCGGTGGACCGGGTCGAGGTCGAGCAGATGCTGCGGGTCGACGACCGGACCGAGGTGACGACCAGACTGCTGCACGACGCTGACGGCTCCGACGAACTGCGGGTCGAGATCCATTCCCGTGCGCCCGGCGGTGCCTGGTCGCGCCACGCGGTCGCCCGGGTCGCGGCGACGCAGCCCACCACCGCGGGGCCGCGCGCGGCGGCGACACCGTCCGCGGGCGGCACCACGCTGTCACCGGCGGACCTGTACACGGCGTTGCGCCGCACCGGCCTGCAGCACGGGCCGGCATTCGCGGCGTTGACCCGGATCGTCCGCAAGCCCGGTGGCGCCTCGGAGGCCGAGATCGTGCTGCCCGACGAGGCAACCGCGCACCGCGGCTACCGGATTCACCCGGTCATGCTCGATGCGGCGTTGCAGTGCCTCGCCGCGGCGCTGCCCGATGAATCGTTGAGCGGGTCGGGTGCCGGGTCGGAGGAAGCCACCTACCTTCCGGTCTCGGTCGAGACCATCCGGGTGTTCGGCGATGTGGGCCGGCGGGCCCGCGGCTACGCGGAGCTGGTCAGCCACGATGACGGCGGCATCCTGGGACGGGTCACCCTGACCGACGAGACCGGGACGACCACCGCCGAACTCGGCGGGATCTACCTGCAGCGGGTGCAGCGCCGCACCGTGCCGTTGCCGCTGACCCAGAAGATCTTCGACACCGAATGGATCGACGTTCCCGCGTCCGCGCAGCCCTCGGCGACCACCGACGGCAGCTGGCTGGTGTTGACCGACGGACCCGAAAGCGAAACGCTCGCAGCCGATTTCGCGGCCCGGTTCGCCTCGGAGAGCCGACGGGTGATCACCGCGGACCTCCGCAGCGAACCCGCGGTGCGCGAGGCCTTCTCGCGGACCGCCGACGACCCGGACCGGCCCCCGGTCGGGGTGGTCGTCCTGCCCGCACGGGAGGCCTTCGACGGCTCGGAAACCTCGGATGCACCCGGCCGCGGTCGCGACCTGGCCTGGTCGGTGGTGTCGACGGTGCGCACCATCGTCGGCGGCTGGCACGGCACCGCGCCGCGGTTGTGGCTGGCCAGCCGCAACGGTCTGACCGTGGGTGACGGGGAGCCCGGCGGTTCAGCGAGGCTCGACGGAGGAGAGGCGAAGCTGGGAGCGCCGCATGAGCCCGGCGGTTCAGCGAGGCTCGACGGAGGAGAGGCGAAGCTGGGACAGCCGCTTGAACACGGCGATCCCTCCATCTGTGCCCTCAAGGGACTGGTGCGGGTGCTGGCCTACGAGCACCCGGACCTGCACACCGGGGTGGTCGACCTGGACGCCGGCAACGCCGACGCCGACCCGGTGGCGGCGCTGATCACCGAGCTGGGGCTGGCCGGCTCCGATGACGTGGTGGCCTGGCGCGGCGAGCACCGCTACGCCGAACGCCTCAAGCGGGCCACCCTGACCGCCACCGGAACCCCGAGCGTGCGACGCGACGGCGCCTACGTCCTGACCGGCGGGCTGGGCGGCATCGGCCTGGTGGTGGCGCGGTGGCTGATCGACAACGGCGCCGCCCGGATCGTGCTCAACAGCCGCTCGCAGCCCTCCGAGGCGCAGCGCGCGGTGCTAGACGAGCTCGGCGAGCGCGCCCAGGTCGCGGTGGTCTCCGGTGACCTCGCGGCGCCGGGTGTCGCCGAGAGCCTGGTCGCCTCCGCAGAAGAGACGGGCCTGGCCCTGCGCGGCGTCATCCACGGAGCCGCGGTCATCGACGACCAGATCGTGGTCGGCATCGATCGGGAGACCCTGGAGAAGGTGTGGGCGCCCAAGGCGACCGCCGCGCTGCGCCTGCATGTGGCGACCACCGGCAAGGACCTCGACTGGTGGGTCGGGTTCTCCTCGACCTCGTCGCTGCTCGGGGCGCCCGGCCAGGCGTCCTACGCCGCGGCCAGCGCCTGGCTGGACGGCCTGGTGGCGTGGCGGCGAGCCGCCGGTCTGCCGGCGATCACCATCAACTGGGGTCAGTGGTCCGGCGTCGGTGTCGCCCAGGATCTCAAGTTCAGCGCGCTGGACCCGATCGACCCGGTTGAGGGCATGGAGGCGCTGGAGGCCATCCTCGGCGGCGACCTCGCCCGGATCGGGGTGGCCCGGCTGCGGCTGGACCGGGTGGCCGCGGCCTTCCCGGAACTGCAGCAACTCGGGTATTTCGCGACGCTGGCCGAAGAACTCGACCTCGACAGCGAGGACGACGACTGGCCCGGCCCGGAAGGGCTACGCAAGCTCGATGCCGCCGAGGCGGCCCGGGTCGTCATCGCCCGGCTGGGCGGCCGGATCATGGCCATCATGGGCTACCCGAAGGACAGTGCGATAGACCCCGCACGCCCACTGACCGAGCTGGGCATGGATTCGCTGATGGCCGTACGCATCCGCAACACCGTCCGCGGCGACTTCGGGGTGGAGCCGCCGGTGGCGTTGCTGCTGCAGGGCGCCTCACTGACCGACCTGGCAGCCGATTTGAGCCGTCAACTCGGCCTCGCTGCGCCGGAAGGCGCGGACGGCGCCAACGATGGCGGCGATGTTCGGAGCCGGGCCCAGCAGCGTGCCGCGGCGCGGCAACGGGCGGCGTCGCGGCGAAAAGTAGGAGACCGAACGTGA
- a CDS encoding type I polyketide synthase — protein MAGRFPGARTLTAFWDNLRSGTESIVTLSEDELRAAGVSDKALANHNYVRRAALLDGIEEFDAGFFGFTPLAARTMDPQHRLFLQTAWHALEDAGYQPDKLEGSVGVYGTSTTSGYLLHNLMSHYDPNLIIGQGVSFDMVNLSLQNDKDYLATRVAHQLNLRGPALSVQTACSSALVALHLACQSILNGECDMALAGGSSLRVPHHVGYWHEPGSMVSATGHCRPFDVRADGTIFASGVGVVVLKSLADAVDDGDRIHAVIRGSALNNDGATKMTYAAPTAAGQADVIAEAHAVAEVDASTISYIESHGTGTPLGDPIEIEGLRQAFAVSEGERTGPCFIGSVKSNIGHLESAAGIASLIKTILCLKHRAIPGTLHYTSPNPELHLDDGPFRIRGEYGPWESDGIRRAGVSSFGVGGTNAHVILEEWAEESTQPAPRPGPQVLLLSARTAEALQQGRSDLAAELSVGADTDAANLTDVAYTLARRQPENLRLAAVVADRADAVTVLGAEESENVFVGEGLDLAANAADTDRVVFLFPGQGAQHIGMARGLYDTEPVFAEYFDRCIAGFDAELGYDLRAVIFDGTSRDLERTDRTQPALFTVEYALAKLIESYGVRPAALVGHSIGEYAAATVAGVFDLDTAIKVVAMRARLMHAAPRGVMVAVPLSPDAVGTYLTGDVDLAAVNDPDGCVVAGSEDAIREFSEALKQAGINARRVRTSHAFHSRLMESMIPEFTGFLSRQTLREPQIPLLSNLTGTQMAASEATNPATWARSVRATVRFADEIDTLLNEPHRVLVEVGPGATLTASAARHPKFADGHRTVRLMRHHAQNRDDRDAFLLALGQLWAAGVDVDWSPLRGDYQPRRVTVPGYPFERQRHWLEHNAGATWVSGAASTNGVAASGAGGTGPAAGGESIEATLQRIWAICLGVGSVDRNANFFDIGGDSLVAISVAMAASHEGMDLTPQDLYDNPTVSALAKALTARYAAGGLARQSPGAVEHPPVPPNITYFLENGVREHGRWRIPLILRLLPEVSVDDVRSVLTAVVNHHDALRLRITERAGTWEQHLAEPGDFGEISTHSLPEGLTAEHDAVRTMLAEHIGEQDLSCPPLTALYIRGSAGDVCYLALSLHAAVGDEASRDILLTDIFTAFGQKLAGNDIELAPVGVGWAEWSQRSAGLATHPAVLESREYWLQATKAATLRLGADVAEPPVAADLSKLTTALAAAETSEIDDARRRLRLPINEILLAGLSRALASAVGEGTVAVDIGGAGRSVLKPDVDLRRTVGWFTTIYPVALSCSTDGQASARQLLDDVHETLAGVPHYGIGYGLLRYLYAPTARLFGSVAPADIHFSYVGAIPELPSAGDAPVQFDPDVAMPVREALPGLGHALELRAYRTAGVLHLDWWYDSRRIEESVVRSLADGFSTAVMDLVREAIAEDDLESTEDEMTLVELS, from the coding sequence ATGGCCGGGCGGTTTCCCGGCGCCCGCACCCTGACGGCGTTCTGGGACAACCTGCGGAGCGGCACCGAATCCATCGTGACGCTGTCCGAAGACGAGCTGCGTGCCGCCGGCGTCAGCGACAAGGCGCTGGCCAACCACAACTACGTGCGACGAGCCGCGCTGCTGGACGGCATCGAGGAGTTCGACGCGGGCTTCTTCGGCTTCACCCCGCTGGCCGCACGCACCATGGACCCGCAGCACCGGCTGTTCCTGCAGACCGCCTGGCACGCTTTGGAAGACGCCGGCTACCAGCCCGACAAACTCGAGGGCTCGGTCGGCGTCTACGGCACCAGCACCACCAGCGGCTACCTGCTGCACAACCTGATGTCGCACTACGACCCGAACCTCATCATCGGGCAGGGTGTCAGCTTCGACATGGTCAACCTGTCGCTGCAGAACGACAAGGACTACCTGGCCACCCGGGTGGCCCACCAGCTCAACCTGCGCGGGCCGGCACTGTCGGTGCAGACGGCCTGCTCCTCGGCGCTGGTGGCGCTGCACCTGGCCTGCCAGAGCATTCTCAACGGCGAATGCGACATGGCGCTGGCCGGCGGCTCGTCACTGCGCGTCCCGCACCACGTCGGGTACTGGCACGAGCCGGGTTCGATGGTGTCGGCGACGGGGCACTGCCGGCCGTTCGACGTGCGGGCCGACGGCACGATCTTCGCCAGCGGTGTCGGCGTGGTGGTGCTCAAGTCGCTGGCCGACGCGGTCGATGACGGGGACCGCATCCACGCGGTGATCCGGGGCTCGGCGCTAAACAACGACGGCGCCACCAAGATGACCTACGCCGCGCCCACCGCCGCCGGGCAGGCCGACGTGATCGCCGAAGCGCACGCGGTCGCCGAGGTCGACGCCTCCACCATCAGCTACATCGAATCGCACGGCACCGGCACCCCGCTGGGCGACCCGATCGAAATCGAGGGCTTGCGACAGGCTTTCGCGGTCTCGGAGGGGGAGCGGACCGGCCCGTGCTTTATCGGCTCGGTCAAGTCCAACATCGGGCACCTGGAGTCGGCGGCCGGCATCGCCAGCCTGATCAAGACCATCCTGTGCCTCAAGCACCGGGCGATTCCCGGCACGCTGCACTACACCAGCCCGAACCCGGAACTTCATCTCGACGACGGGCCGTTCCGGATTCGCGGCGAGTACGGGCCCTGGGAATCCGACGGCATCCGCCGCGCCGGTGTCAGCTCCTTCGGGGTCGGCGGCACCAACGCGCACGTCATCTTGGAAGAGTGGGCCGAGGAGTCCACGCAGCCCGCACCCCGGCCCGGGCCCCAGGTACTGCTGCTGTCGGCGCGCACCGCCGAGGCGCTGCAACAGGGGCGGTCGGATCTGGCGGCCGAGCTGTCTGTCGGCGCCGACACCGACGCGGCGAACCTGACCGATGTGGCTTACACGCTGGCGCGCCGGCAGCCGGAGAACCTCCGGCTTGCCGCGGTTGTCGCCGACCGGGCCGACGCGGTCACCGTGCTCGGCGCCGAGGAGAGCGAGAACGTCTTCGTCGGCGAGGGATTGGATCTTGCCGCCAATGCAGCCGACACCGACCGGGTGGTGTTCCTGTTCCCGGGTCAGGGCGCGCAGCACATCGGGATGGCGCGCGGGCTCTATGACACCGAACCGGTCTTCGCCGAGTACTTCGATCGCTGCATCGCCGGATTCGACGCCGAGCTGGGCTACGACCTGCGTGCGGTGATCTTCGACGGCACCTCACGCGACCTCGAACGCACCGACCGCACCCAGCCCGCGCTGTTCACCGTGGAATACGCGCTGGCGAAGCTGATCGAGAGCTACGGGGTGCGTCCGGCGGCGCTGGTGGGTCACAGCATCGGCGAGTACGCCGCGGCCACCGTCGCCGGCGTCTTCGATCTCGACACCGCGATCAAAGTGGTGGCGATGCGGGCCCGGCTGATGCACGCCGCCCCGCGCGGCGTCATGGTGGCGGTTCCGCTGAGCCCCGACGCGGTCGGCACGTATCTGACCGGCGACGTCGACCTCGCCGCGGTCAACGATCCGGACGGCTGCGTGGTGGCCGGCAGCGAAGACGCCATCCGCGAGTTCTCCGAGGCCCTCAAGCAGGCCGGCATCAACGCGCGCCGGGTGCGTACCTCGCATGCGTTCCACTCCCGCCTGATGGAGTCGATGATTCCGGAGTTCACCGGATTCCTGTCCCGCCAGACACTGCGGGAGCCGCAGATTCCGCTGCTGTCGAACCTGACCGGCACTCAGATGGCGGCCAGTGAAGCCACCAACCCGGCGACCTGGGCGCGCAGTGTGCGGGCGACGGTGCGCTTCGCCGATGAGATCGACACGCTGCTGAACGAGCCGCACCGCGTGCTGGTGGAGGTCGGACCCGGGGCCACGCTGACCGCTTCGGCGGCCCGCCACCCGAAGTTCGCCGACGGGCACCGGACCGTCCGGCTGATGCGCCACCATGCCCAGAACCGCGACGACCGGGATGCCTTCCTGCTGGCGTTGGGCCAGCTCTGGGCCGCCGGCGTCGATGTGGACTGGTCGCCGTTGCGCGGTGACTACCAGCCCAGGCGCGTCACGGTTCCGGGTTATCCGTTTGAGCGTCAACGGCATTGGCTGGAGCACAACGCCGGCGCGACTTGGGTGTCGGGCGCCGCCTCGACCAACGGCGTCGCGGCGAGCGGCGCGGGCGGCACCGGCCCGGCGGCCGGTGGCGAGTCGATAGAGGCGACGCTGCAACGGATCTGGGCGATCTGCCTGGGGGTCGGCTCAGTGGACCGCAATGCCAACTTCTTCGACATCGGCGGGGACTCGCTGGTGGCGATCAGCGTCGCGATGGCCGCCTCCCACGAGGGGATGGACCTGACCCCGCAGGACCTCTACGACAACCCGACGGTGTCGGCGCTGGCCAAAGCACTGACCGCCCGCTACGCCGCAGGCGGGCTTGCCCGCCAGTCGCCCGGCGCCGTCGAGCACCCGCCCGTCCCGCCGAACATCACCTACTTCCTGGAGAACGGTGTCCGCGAGCACGGCCGCTGGCGCATCCCGCTGATCCTTCGACTGCTCCCCGAGGTCTCGGTCGATGACGTCCGGTCGGTGCTCACCGCGGTGGTCAATCACCACGACGCGCTCCGGCTACGCATCACCGAGCGGGCCGGCACCTGGGAACAGCACCTCGCCGAACCCGGCGACTTCGGTGAGATCAGCACGCACTCCCTGCCGGAGGGCCTCACCGCCGAGCACGACGCGGTGCGCACCATGCTGGCCGAACACATCGGCGAACAGGACCTGTCCTGCCCGCCGCTGACCGCCCTGTACATCCGGGGTTCGGCCGGAGACGTGTGCTATCTGGCGCTGAGCCTGCACGCAGCGGTCGGCGACGAGGCGTCCCGCGACATCCTGCTGACCGACATCTTCACCGCGTTCGGCCAGAAGCTGGCGGGCAACGACATCGAGCTGGCGCCGGTCGGCGTCGGATGGGCCGAATGGTCGCAGCGCAGCGCCGGGCTCGCTACTCACCCGGCGGTGTTGGAGAGTCGTGAATACTGGTTGCAGGCAACGAAAGCCGCGACTCTGCGGCTGGGTGCCGACGTCGCCGAACCTCCGGTGGCAGCAGACCTGTCCAAGCTCACGACCGCGCTGGCGGCAGCCGAGACCAGCGAGATCGACGACGCCCGGCGCCGGCTGCGGCTGCCGATCAACGAGATCCTGTTGGCCGGGTTGAGCCGGGCGCTGGCATCGGCCGTCGGTGAGGGCACCGTGGCGGTCGACATCGGGGGAGCGGGCCGCTCGGTGCTCAAACCCGACGTCGACCTGCGGCGCACCGTGGGATGGTTCACCACGATCTACCCGGTTGCGCTGAGCTGCTCCACCGACGGACAGGCAAGCGCGCGCCAGCTGCTCGACGACGTCCACGAAACGCTGGCCGGGGTACCGCATTACGGGATCGGCTACGGTCTGTTGCGCTACCTCTACGCGCCGACCGCGCGACTGTTCGGGTCGGTCGCACCCGCCGACATCCACTTCTCCTACGTCGGGGCGATCCCCGAGCTGCCGTCGGCCGGCGACGCCCCGGTGCAGTTCGACCCCGACGTCGCGATGCCGGTGCGCGAGGCCCTCCCGGGCCTCGGACACGCGCTGGAGTTGCGGGCCTACCGCACCGCCGGAGTGCTGCACCTGGACTGGTGGTATGACAGCCGCCGGATCGAGGAGTCCGTGGTGCGCTCGCTCGCCGACGGCTTCTCGACGGCGGTGATGGACCTGGTCCGCGAGGCCATCGCCGAGGATGATCTGGAGTCCACCGAAGACGAAATGACCCTGGTCGAGCTGTCCTAG
- a CDS encoding phthiocerol/phthiodiolone dimycocerosyl transferase family protein: MFATSVIRKLAISEEMLAETHNFVGLAAHVTGPVDIDLLSEAYEALLEAHPILTGRLERLPDGRHQFVTDDLMPDGIEVIELAHPDAEPPAPHFDQTESLVAMRVIITDGQAQPTLYVHHAVADGHHMYALIEEMLSFYTDLVTTGRIGAINVEPAPQSIEAVLADRGIEKQKRSGIERFMPALFAYDLPPTRRAVADETPSSPVRVPMVSCRLTESQTNDVVAFGRAHDLSLHAVLSAAVLMAEWQLRGKLSIPVPYVYTVDLRYFLSPPVSATGCTNPIGLATYLAEIDAKTDLVDMARDIAENFQKDLDEGVIQQSRLHFSPQYVGNPPGMPDVVVLSNNGLVPPVRTPPGVEVTTTHGELYFAVSAGIDIYFTQIFSGQLNIEYHSHGPEPERSVEAIRSLLCGIAEQHAAAAGVS, encoded by the coding sequence GTGTTTGCCACGTCGGTCATTCGGAAGCTTGCGATCAGTGAGGAAATGCTCGCCGAGACTCACAATTTCGTGGGTCTGGCCGCTCACGTCACCGGTCCGGTCGACATCGACCTGCTCTCGGAGGCCTACGAGGCGCTGCTGGAGGCGCACCCGATCCTCACCGGGCGGCTGGAGCGACTGCCCGATGGCCGGCATCAGTTCGTCACCGACGACCTCATGCCCGACGGCATCGAGGTCATCGAACTCGCTCACCCCGACGCCGAGCCTCCCGCGCCGCACTTCGATCAGACCGAATCGCTGGTGGCGATGCGGGTCATCATCACCGACGGGCAGGCTCAGCCGACCCTGTATGTGCACCATGCCGTCGCCGACGGTCATCACATGTACGCGCTGATCGAGGAGATGCTCTCCTTTTACACGGATCTGGTCACGACCGGACGAATCGGTGCGATCAATGTCGAGCCGGCACCGCAGTCGATCGAAGCGGTGCTGGCCGACCGGGGGATCGAGAAGCAGAAGCGGTCCGGGATCGAGCGATTCATGCCGGCCCTGTTCGCCTACGACCTTCCGCCCACCCGCCGAGCCGTCGCCGACGAGACTCCGTCCTCGCCGGTACGGGTACCGATGGTCTCCTGCCGGCTGACCGAAAGTCAGACCAACGACGTGGTCGCGTTCGGCCGGGCCCACGACCTGAGCCTGCACGCCGTGCTCTCGGCGGCCGTACTGATGGCCGAATGGCAGTTGCGCGGAAAACTGAGCATCCCGGTGCCCTACGTCTACACCGTCGACCTGAGATACTTTCTGTCACCGCCGGTTTCGGCCACCGGATGCACCAACCCGATCGGACTGGCCACCTACCTCGCCGAGATCGACGCCAAGACCGATCTGGTCGACATGGCCCGCGACATCGCCGAGAACTTCCAGAAGGACCTCGACGAGGGCGTCATCCAGCAGTCCCGGCTGCACTTCAGCCCGCAGTACGTGGGAAACCCGCCCGGCATGCCGGACGTGGTGGTGCTGAGCAACAACGGCCTGGTCCCGCCGGTGCGGACCCCACCGGGCGTGGAGGTGACCACCACTCACGGCGAGCTGTACTTCGCGGTGAGCGCCGGCATCGACATCTACTTCACCCAGATCTTCTCCGGCCAGCTCAACATCGAGTACCACTCGCACGGACCCGAGCCGGAGCGCTCGGTGGAGGCGATCCGCTCCCTGCTGTGCGGTATCGCCGAGCAGCACGCCGCCGCAGCCGGCGTCAGCTGA